CCACACCGTTAAATCCGAGAAACGGACCATCGATGATCCGCACATTGTCCGTCTTGATAAATTTCACCTGTTCGCGCGGTCCGGACGCGCCCGCGTCGACCTGCTTCAGCAACGAATCCACTTCTTCCGTCGACAAGGGCATCGGCACCGCACCGCCGCCCACAAACCCTGTGACCTTCGGCGTCTCCTTGATCATCTGCAAGGTTTCATCGACGAGCGGCGATTCCAGCTCCACGATCACATACCCGGGGAAGAACTTCCGCCGGGAGGTTCGACGCTTGCCATCCTTGATCTCGATCACATCTTCCGTCGGCACGAGTACCTGCCCCAGCTTCTCGACCAATCCCATTTGGTTGGCCCGTTCGAGCAAGCTGGTTTTCACCCGCCCCTCAAATCCAGCGTAGGTATGAATGACGTACCAATTCTTTGCCATGCCCTACCCTCGGATCATTAATTGACTATGCGCCATGCAGCCGCTCTCACTCGCAGCCCACGCCTTACAGAATCTTGCTGACCGCCCACACGAG
This genomic stretch from Nitrospirota bacterium harbors:
- the nusG gene encoding transcription termination/antitermination protein NusG produces the protein MAKNWYVIHTYAGFEGRVKTSLLERANQMGLVEKLGQVLVPTEDVIEIKDGKRRTSRRKFFPGYVIVELESPLVDETLQMIKETPKVTGFVGGGAVPMPLSTEEVDSLLKQVDAGASGPREQVKFIKTDNVRIIDGPFLGFNGVVDEVDQDHSRLKVLVSIFGRSTPVELGFMQVERI